AGTAGTCGGCGAGGGTGAAGCTGACCGTGATCACTTGGCCCGGAGTGTAGGCGGAGCTATCGGAAGTTCCAACAGTGCCGGTGAGAATGATGGAAGTGGCCGCCGGGGCGATGGCGGCGGAGGCGAGGAGCAGGGTGGCGGACAGCAGCAGGTGTTTCATGTTTCCGAAATGAATGGCAGCAGGCCTGGGGTGAAGGCAAGGCTCCGGACCCTACGGGATGATGTGTCAGGCAGGGGGAGAATCGGACGCGGCGAGCGGGTATGGTGTCAGGTGAACTGAAGGGAATCGGGGCCAGGATGGATGGGATGGATGGGATGGATGGAATGAAGACCCTGGATGCGCGGAGTGCATCCCCTGGGAGCGCCGGTCATTAGACCGGCCCGAGTGGTCCCTGGCTGCGCGCTTCATTGAGAAAGCCCGCCTCGCCCTCCCACTGGGAACGCGGAATTTATTCCGCCCGAGTCATCCGGCGAAGCCCGCACTTGCCCTGTGCCATCGTGGTCCGCATCGCTCCGCGTGCGGTGCACCGGTCGGGGGAGTAAGGGGTGAGGTCGGTTCCTAGGCCGGTAGCGAGTGAGGTCTGCTGCTGAGGTAGGCTGGTGGGAGGGGTGCGAAAGTGTGCCCCATATTCTGAACCATCGACATCACCCATGTGTCGAACCTGCACCCTTCGCTGGCTGGGGAGCCATCGGTGCCGCCCGCCTTCAGAGCTGCTTCGGCCGCACGCGGAGCGATGCGGACCACGATGGCACGGGGTGGTGGCGGGCTTCTCCGTGTTCTTCGCGGCACTCGGGCGGAATGAATTCCGCGTTCCCGGTGGGAGGGCGATGCGGACCTTTAGAGGGGGGCGGGCAGCCAGAGACCACTCGGGCCGGTCGAATGACCGGCGCTCCCAGGTTGGCACGGCGCTCCCAGATCCTCTCCCTTGACCCTCCCCGCGGGTTGATTTCCGTCCGCGGAGGCCTTATCCTCCCCTCAGCCGCGAGCTGCCTGTAAAAAGGGATTGCATGCGCGACCCGCTGGCGCGATGCACTCGCCAGCAGCATTCCTCTCAAAAATGGCCGACCGCGAAGACAAGAATCCGGAGAACATCACAGGCAAATTCTACGTCGATAGCCAGTGCATCGACTGCGACCTGTGCCGCGAGACCGCGCCGAACAATTTCACCCGGTCCGACGACGAGGGCTACTCGTACGTTTACAAGCAGCCGGAGAACGACGAGGAGCGCGCCCAGAGCCGCGAGGCGATGGAAGGCTGCCCGGTCGAAGCCATCGGCGACGACGGCGGCGACGACTGATCACCACCATGGCGAAGGAATCCCGGCTCGAGGCGATCCGTCGCGCCGTGCTCCGGGATTGGCGGGGCGGCGAGGATCCGGAGCATCTGGACAAGCGGCTCCACCTGCCAAAAGAATTCCTCGCCTCCATCCTGAAGCAGGCCGGAGCCACCGAGGGCATCGATGAGGAGCGCCTGCGCGAGATGTGGAAGGAGGTCGCGGGCGATTTCGTCGCCCGCCACGCCACCCCCGTGTCGCTGAAGGCAGGCTGCCTCACGCTCCACGTGCTCCAGCCCGCCATGCGCTTCCATCTGGAGCAGACGCGCGGCGTGCTCTTGAAAAAGGTCCAGGAGGCGATCGGCGCGAATCTCGTGAAGATCATCCGCTTCCAGGTCGGCTGACCTTCCCGGCAATCCCCCCTATCCCATGTTTCGCAATCTCATCTTCGATTGGTCAGGCACGCTGGTGGACGATCTGCCGCCGGTGCTGGAGGCGACGAATCACGTGCTCGGCATCTACGGGAAGGAAGCGCTGGATCGCGAGGGCTTCCGGCTGCGCTTCCGCCTGCCGTATGCGGAGTTTTATGAAGAGATGATCCCCGGCGTGCCGCTGGGAGAGCTGGAGGTGCATTTCCGCCAGGCATTCTCGGCGTCCACCGCGGCGGTCACCATCCTGCCCCATGCGCGGGAGAAGCTGGAGTGGTGCCGGGATCACGGCGTCCGCTGCTTTGTCCTCACCAGCATGGATGGCGATGCCTTCCACGCGCAGCTCGCGGATCTGGGGCTCACGGATTTCTTCGAGGCCACCTACTCCGGCGTGCTGGACAAGCGCGAGCGCATCCTGGGCATCCTGGAAAGACACCGCCTTGCCCCGGAGGAGAGCGCCTTCGTCGGCGACATGACCCACGACATCGACACCGCGCGTCACGGGAATCTCACGTCCATCGCCGTGCTCACCGGCTACACCCACGCCGGCCCGCTCTCCGAGGCGCGACCGGACCTGACCGTGCCGGACCTGGCCGTGCTACGTCGCCTGCTGGAGCGTCCCGGCTGGAAGCCCCGGCCCATCGCCACGGTCGGCGCGCTGCTGCACGATGGCGCGGGGAAGCTGCTCATGGTCCGCACCCACAAGTGGGGCCACCGCTGGGGCATCCCCGGTGGGAAGATCCGCCGCGGCGAAAGCTCGCTCGATGCGCTGCGCCGGGAGACCCGCGAGGAAACCGGGCTCGAGATCACCGACCCGCGCTTCGTGGTCGTGCAGGACTGCATCGACTCGGATGAATTCCAGCGCCGCGAGCATTTCCTGCTGCTGAACTACGTGGCCCGCACCCTGCCCGGGGAAGTCGTCCTCAATGACGAGGCGCAGGAATACCGCTGGGTCACACCCGCCGCGGCTCTCGGGCTCGATCTGAATCGCCCGACCCGCACGCTGCTGGTGGAGGCGCTGAATCAAGGGCTGATCGAGCATCCGGTGTAGTTGGGAGTGGTGGGTTGAGGGCTGGGTTTGCGTTAGAGTTTCCGGGTTGCGGTGGGGGCGGGGATTTGCCAGCGTGCGCGTCTTGATGAGCGCTTTGTCCCGATTTTTCCTGATCTTGCCGGCCGTCGGGCTGGTGGCTTGCTCGGGTTCCGGCTCCGGCGGGAGCTCGGGTTCTTCGTCGGGAGCCTCGATGCCGGTGGCAGGCGGGGCGGCTCCGGCGGCGCAGGCTTTCCGGATGAAGACGGGCGAGAATGGCGACGATGACGAGGGCAAGCTCCTCGAGAGATTCGGCTCCCGCAGCCCCTTCATGACGGACAACAAGGGCAAGGCGCTGGGCGAATACAAGACGGCCAGCGGCTTCGACCGTGCGAACACGCAGTTCGACCGCGGCTACGCCGGGAAGGAATACCAGGCGGGCGAATTCAAGAAGAAGTCCTTCTGGGGCCACCGCGACTACGCGAAGCAGGTCTATGGCGGGGACACGGACGCGAATGACCTCCGCAAGGGCTCGCGCTTCCAAGGCGCGGCGGCAGGGGAAAACGTGAAGGTGGCCCGCGACGGCAGCCGCACCTACGACACCGGTGCCTACGCGACCGGCGCGGCCCGCGAGACCGGCAGGCGCCGCCTGGACAAGGTGGCGGACGCGGAAACCACGGACCGCACGAATGTTTTCACCGATCCCGAGATCATCCCCTGGCAGCAGCAGCACGGGGTGACCATCGATGAGACGCGGAGCAAGATGGGCCGCCGCTGAACGGTGCCCGTCGGGCTAGCTACTAGTTTTCTAGTAATTAAGGCATCGCATTGCCGATGCGCTTGGCGCGGAAGTATCGTCCCAGCCAGGGGAGCTGCCATAGGCCCAGATAGACGAGGCTGACGAACCAGTAGGGGATATCCAGGTAGTGGTGGCCACGGGCGACCGTCGGATGGCCGAGATAGGAGGGAAGCGGGAACCAGTCTCTGGATGCCCATGCCGGGCGGGGCTCGACCTTGAAGGATCTGCTGGAACGGGCCGGGAAAAAGTAGATGGAGCGGCCCGCGTGGACCGGGTGCCAGTTGATGCCCAGCTCCGAGCCATCATTCCGGATGCGCACCTCGTGGCTCCCGGTCGTGAAGTCCAGGGTCGTGTTGCGATGCATCGAGTGGACCCACACCCAGCCGAGGAAGACGAGTCCCGGCAGCGCGAACCAGAAAACGGGCGAGCGATACCAGCGGCGGGCGGGAGTCATGGGTGTAGGGAATGCGCGGGGACGATCTGTTGTTAGGATGTCGTCCTGCTATCTCGGGTAGGAACAGCGCTTCCGATGCGCTTGTCGCGGAAGTTTGTGGAATAAGCGTGGCAGGACAGGCGCTGACTGGAAGCACCATCACTCCGGCTAGCCCGGTCGTTTGGATGAAGCGATCCCTTCTCATTTCCGCGCTCTTCATGTCCTGGCTTTCCGGCTGTGACAGACCGGAGAGCGCTATCCAGCAGGGCCGGATGCAGGAAGAGCGTGTTCCAAGGCCCCCACTGGAGCCTCCGGAATTCTGGCTTCCACTGGACCGCACGCTGGCGGATCACGTGGCGGCACATCCCGGTCGGCCGATCTTGGTGACCGTGGGCGCGAAGTGGTCGTCGACGTCCACCATGTCGTGGAGGATCTTGTTTTCAGATGACGCCACGGAGGTGCTCCGGTCATCCGGCTTCGTCTGCCTGACAGGTGACATCACAGAGGACGACAAGGTCGGGCGCAAGGTGATCGAATCACTCGGGCGGGTTTCGGTACCGGTGGTAGCCCTCTACGATCCACTGGAGGGCGAGTGGGAGATGAAGCCGGACGTCTTCACCGCAGCCGACGTTAGGGAGTGGGTGAGCAGCTATCATGAGAAGACGGCCGCGCGGGGTGAGCTGCGCGGGGGTAGTGTGGGCGGGAGGTGAGTGCTTCCCCGCGGCAGAGTTGCTGGCCTTAATCGTCAGGGAATCGTCGTAGTCCAGGAGACGAAGCGGTGGCGAAAATGCACGGGGGTCCGGCGATAATGCCCGTGGTGCGTTGAAGGCGGGTCGGAGCACGCTGGGTGGCGATGGATGGCGGATGATCTGCCATCTTCGAAAAACCACCCCTCACTTGCTTCCACTGCCTTCTCCTCCATGAAGCTCCAGCCTTCCAAACTCCTCAAGCTCGCGGCCATGGGTGCCGCCGGCATCACCCTGATCCACGCGACCCAAGCTGCTACGGTCCTGACGGGCGTGGTGGACTCCGCCGCGGTAGGCGACGAGACGAATGACAACCTGCCGGCCAACCACGGGAGCAATGCCCCCGGAACGCCGGACATCGCGCTGAACTGGAGCCCCACGGGTGCTTTCAATGTGTCCACCGGCCCAGGCTGGCAGATCTATCATGCCTGGCCGAATGGCGGCGGTGATGTCTATCAGCTCGATGGTCCTGTCTCGGGCTACACGGGTGTGGTGAACTACGACATCGCCTTCACGCCATCGAGCGCGACCATCGCGGTGGTGCTGACTTCCATCACGCTGAATGACTGGGCCGGTCCTAGCGGGGCGGGGCTGCAGAATACCACGCTGAACTGGATCGTGAGCGGCCCCTTGTCCGGCACCCTCGGCTCTGGCACCGGCTTGGTGGTGACGGATGGATCGGCACAGCAGCTTAACTTCGGCTATCAGGGCGCGGGCGGCGAGGTGCTGACGCTGCGTCTGACGCCCACGGGCGGCGGCGGGTCCTACTTCGCGGTGGACAATCTGAGCTTTGACCAGGTGACCGTGCCGGAGCCATCCGTGGCGGTGCTCGCCGCGGGTCTCGGTGCGCTGGCGCTGCGTCGCCGCCGGATCTGATGCGTGGCGCATGAGCTTTCTGTGAAACGAGGTTTCACGGGTTCGCAGGCCTCCATCCTCACATGCGGGATGGAGGCTTCCTGCGTGGCGGATTTCTGCGAGGGTGAGACATGGTGAATGATGGCGGTGCAGGCGCTGCGCTGGCGCGTGGCGATGTGGAGGGCGCGCTGGCCATCTGGCAGCGGGTGACGGCGCGGCGTGATGCCACGCCGGGCGAGCTGCTGGGCCATGCGACCTTGCTCTTCCGGCTCTATCGCGCGGAGGATTCGCATGATTTGTTAGAGAGGCTGCTAGTGCATCCCGCGGCAGGGGTGGAGGAGTGGCTGGTGGTGGCGAGGCTGTGGTTCGAGCGCGGGAGGTTTGACCGGTGCGCGAGGTTTTCCGGCCGTGCGCTGGCCGCAGTGCCTGATTCGCCGGACATCGGCGCGATGCATGCGGCGGCGCTCGAGCGGAGCGGGGACAAGGAGGGCGCGCGGGAGGTGATCGGTGCATTCCTCGTCCGGCATCCGGAGCATGCGAGGCTGGTGCGGCTGCTGGCGCACATCGAGCGCGGTGACGGGGACTTCGAGAAAGCGCGCGCCCGGCTGGAGGACCAGCTCCGGAGATTTTCCGGCGGGGAAGATTGGCGGCTGCGATATGAGCTCGCGGCGGTGTTGGACCGGCTGGGCGAGCATGCGGGCGCAATGCGCGAGCTCGAGATGGCGAAGGCGGAGCTGGAGCCGCAGTCGCAGCGCTACCGGTCGCAGTGGCGCTCGATGACGGAGCGCCAGTGGGCGGTGACGCAGTCGCTGACGAGGGAGCGGCTGGCGCGATGGGCGGATGCGGGCAGCGTGGCGCAGGCAGGAGATGAGCGGGAGATCTGCCTGATGGGTGGTTTTCCGCGATCCGGCACGACGCTGCTGGAGAAGGTGATTTCCACACACGCGGGATGCATCGGCACGGATGAGTCCGGTGTTCTGGCGACGCAGTTCCGCGATCCGCTGGTCTTCGGTGCGGGCTCCGCGAAGGAAGTGGTGACGGAGCTGGATGCATTCCATGCGGATGATCTGGCGGCAGGGCGGGAAGAGTATTTCCGCTGCACGGCGGACCTTCTGGGCGAAGATCCCGGAGGGCGGCTGTTGATCGAAAAGGAACCGCTGCTGACGGCAGATCTGGCGGTGCCGTTGCGGCTCTTCCCGGACGCGCGGGTGCTGATGCCGCTGCGAGATCCGCGGGATGTGGTGGTGAGCTATTTCTTCACGATGGTGCCAGCGTCGCGGGACAGCGTGGCGGCGGCGACTCTGGAGGAGACGTGCCGGTATTATGCGGAGGTAATGCGGCACTGGCTACTGCTGCGGGAGCGGCTGGATGCCGGGCGCTGGCAGTGGATGGAGAGCCGGTATGAGGATCTCATCGCCGCGGCGGAAGTGCAGACGCGGCGGCTTGCCGGCTTCCTCGGGCTGGAGTGGGAGGAGGGAATGATGGCTCATCACCGGCGGGCTGGCCGGGCGGTGGGGACACCTACTTACGATGATGTCTCGAAGCCGCTCTACACGCGATCCCTCGCGCGATGGAGGAACTACGAGCGCTGGCTGGAGCCGCACCTCGGGATGCTGGAGAAGCATTGCGCGGCGCTGGGATACGAGGCGTAAGCCCGTGCGTGGCGGGATGGTGAACCGCCAAGGCGCCAAGTTCGCCAAGGGAGGATAAACGAAGTACGAGATATGCCGTAGAAAGCGTTCGTCCCTCTGGGAGCGCCGGTCATTAGACCGGCCCGAGTCGTCCCTCGCTGCCGATATCACCCCGCATCCTCCTCCGTCGCCATGCGAGGAAAGCCGCCCAAGGCACCGCAAAGGACAGCGTGAGAAGCCAGTGCGAGATGGTGAAGCGGCCCGCGACGTCATCATGTGCCGGCGTCCACGTGCACGCCGCGGGGAACCAGCGCGGGTCGGGATAGGCTTTGTTCGGGCGCGAGCTCCAGTCGAACTCCGGCGCCATGCCGGTAGCATCGACCGGCTGGAAGATGATCAGGCGCGAGTTCACATGGACCAGCCCGTGAATGCCGCGCTTCGGGCTGATCCACTCGATCGTGTCCTGGATGCCCATGGAGCGAACCCATGCCCAGCCGAAGAAGATCAGGACGAAGACGCCGAGCCAGAAGCTCTTCCAGCGATGAAGCGGGCGGGGTTGCATGGGAGGAGGGTGGGGAGCGGTCTAGCAGGATGGGTGGGCACTTCAACGGGGATTCGTGCGGCAGGGCCGGGCTGCGCATGAAATGCCGCATGCCCGGGCAGACTTGATTCCTCCTTGATGGGGCGCGGTGGCGGGAGTAGCGGGTTTCAGATCTGAGATCCCGGATTTCAGATTTCCGCGACCACTGAACCCCCGACATCCGATCTCCGGCCTACTGCCATGACAAGCGCACCCCTGGACCCACCCGTTTCGCACATCGATCTGCTGCGCGCCGCTTATGCGGCTTTCAACTCCCGGGACATCGCGGGAGCGGTGAGCCTGATGACGGAGGACGTGGCGTGGCCGCGGGCCTTCAAGGGCGGCTTCGTGCGCGGGCCGCAAGAGGTGGGGGCATACTGGCGGGATCAGTGGGGGGAGATTGACCCCACGGTGGAGCCGCTGGCATTCCACGAGGAGACGCCGGGGCGGATCGTGGTGGAGGTGCGGCAGGTGGTGCGGGATCTCCAGGGCACGCTGCTGGCGGACGAGCGGGTGGGCCACCGCTTTGTCATCGAGGGCGGGCTGATCCGCGGGATGGAAGTCTGCCCGCTGGGGTGAGTTTGCCCGCCATGATCGGAAAGGCACCTCGCGGGCACGAGGATGCGTCGGCCCGGCGTGGGGCAAAAAATGGGCCAGCGGCAGGAAAGGCCGGTGGCTTCAAGGGTTGGGTCTTTCGGGTGGTGCTTGGGTTGCGTGGCGCGGTCGCCGGTCTACCTGCTGCTTTCTTTCAGATCACCCGGACCCAGACCCAGTCCATGGCATCGTAGAGGCCGGGGATGGAGGTCCGGCGGAATTTCCAGGGCTTGGACCCTGGAGTGGTCTGTCGGGCAGGTTGGTAGGAGCGGGTTTCCTGGTGGGAGTCCCACTCGGGAACGCGTGACGCTTCCACGGCATCGCCGACGCGGCACTCGGCGCAGGAACGCCGGAGGCAGCGAATGCAGTACGTGGTCACATTCATGCCATTACAACGTGGCATGGATGCGGATTGGTTTAGCGGAGGGGGTCTCTTTCGTAGATACCCGAGTGGGTAGGGGGGAGAAAAGATGGCCGTCTTCCGTCAGTGGGAGGCCGTCTTTCCGGGGGGTGCGAGGGGAAATCCGTGGCAAAAAGAGAGGAATAGCGCCTCACGCCGCCCGGGCGACCGGTGGCTGGTCGAGGTCAGGCCGTTGCGTGGCATCGCCGGGAGACAGATGGTTATCGTCACCGGTTCCATCGCCCTCGACATCGATGGGCGGGGCGGCGAGCAGCATCGCGATGAGGCGGAATTGCAGGGTCTCTTTCATGGGCTATGAGAGTAAAGCCCATGAGCAGGGGGAATGCCGGTCGCAGATCGTGACAATTGCGTTGGGTAAGGCCCGGCACAGTGGTCATTTCGCACCGGGGAGGGTGCGGGATGCTTGTTTGAAAGGGGGATGGGCCATAGCGGGTGCGGCTGTGGCCCGGGGATGTGCGGGGACCTGCGGCTGGAAGCCGCGGCCGCTCGAGGGTCACCACGGGGTGCGGCCACCATTCACCAGCAGGGTCTGGCCGGTGAGGAAGGATGCCTCCTCGGACGCGAAGTAGGTGACGGCGTGGCCGATGTCCGCCGGGGTGCCCCAGCGCTGCATGGGGATGGTGGCCAGGTAGCCG
The sequence above is drawn from the Luteolibacter flavescens genome and encodes:
- a CDS encoding tetratricopeptide repeat-containing sulfotransferase family protein; this translates as MVNDGGAGAALARGDVEGALAIWQRVTARRDATPGELLGHATLLFRLYRAEDSHDLLERLLVHPAAGVEEWLVVARLWFERGRFDRCARFSGRALAAVPDSPDIGAMHAAALERSGDKEGAREVIGAFLVRHPEHARLVRLLAHIERGDGDFEKARARLEDQLRRFSGGEDWRLRYELAAVLDRLGEHAGAMRELEMAKAELEPQSQRYRSQWRSMTERQWAVTQSLTRERLARWADAGSVAQAGDEREICLMGGFPRSGTTLLEKVISTHAGCIGTDESGVLATQFRDPLVFGAGSAKEVVTELDAFHADDLAAGREEYFRCTADLLGEDPGGRLLIEKEPLLTADLAVPLRLFPDARVLMPLRDPRDVVVSYFFTMVPASRDSVAAATLEETCRYYAEVMRHWLLLRERLDAGRWQWMESRYEDLIAAAEVQTRRLAGFLGLEWEEGMMAHHRRAGRAVGTPTYDDVSKPLYTRSLARWRNYERWLEPHLGMLEKHCAALGYEA
- a CDS encoding NUDIX domain-containing protein — translated: MFRNLIFDWSGTLVDDLPPVLEATNHVLGIYGKEALDREGFRLRFRLPYAEFYEEMIPGVPLGELEVHFRQAFSASTAAVTILPHAREKLEWCRDHGVRCFVLTSMDGDAFHAQLADLGLTDFFEATYSGVLDKRERILGILERHRLAPEESAFVGDMTHDIDTARHGNLTSIAVLTGYTHAGPLSEARPDLTVPDLAVLRRLLERPGWKPRPIATVGALLHDGAGKLLMVRTHKWGHRWGIPGGKIRRGESSLDALRRETREETGLEITDPRFVVVQDCIDSDEFQRREHFLLLNYVARTLPGEVVLNDEAQEYRWVTPAAALGLDLNRPTRTLLVEALNQGLIEHPV
- a CDS encoding DUF721 domain-containing protein; translated protein: MAKESRLEAIRRAVLRDWRGGEDPEHLDKRLHLPKEFLASILKQAGATEGIDEERLREMWKEVAGDFVARHATPVSLKAGCLTLHVLQPAMRFHLEQTRGVLLKKVQEAIGANLVKIIRFQVG
- a CDS encoding thioredoxin family protein; its protein translation is MSWLSGCDRPESAIQQGRMQEERVPRPPLEPPEFWLPLDRTLADHVAAHPGRPILVTVGAKWSSTSTMSWRILFSDDATEVLRSSGFVCLTGDITEDDKVGRKVIESLGRVSVPVVALYDPLEGEWEMKPDVFTAADVREWVSSYHEKTAARGELRGGSVGGR
- a CDS encoding ferredoxin, which gives rise to MADREDKNPENITGKFYVDSQCIDCDLCRETAPNNFTRSDDEGYSYVYKQPENDEERAQSREAMEGCPVEAIGDDGGDD
- a CDS encoding nuclear transport factor 2 family protein translates to MTSAPLDPPVSHIDLLRAAYAAFNSRDIAGAVSLMTEDVAWPRAFKGGFVRGPQEVGAYWRDQWGEIDPTVEPLAFHEETPGRIVVEVRQVVRDLQGTLLADERVGHRFVIEGGLIRGMEVCPLG